In Streptomyces chartreusis, the following proteins share a genomic window:
- a CDS encoding MarR family winged helix-turn-helix transcriptional regulator, with the protein MDATPQPGDEADVSAAARAAGSELVRDFGLLIKSATRLEQRIDSALRRECGISHTMLEVLMRLCRRPGEEVSQRQLADDLTLTSSGTTRLIDRMEDAGLVRRVPSPGDRRVTLVEATAEGRAVFLRAAAVHAHVVEEHFVRPLPADDYTRLISALGEIDKGLRDGTG; encoded by the coding sequence ATGGACGCCACGCCCCAGCCCGGCGACGAAGCCGACGTCAGTGCCGCCGCCCGCGCCGCCGGCAGCGAGCTCGTGCGGGACTTCGGTCTGCTGATCAAGTCCGCCACCCGTCTGGAACAGCGGATCGACAGCGCGCTGCGGCGCGAGTGCGGCATCAGCCACACCATGCTGGAGGTGCTGATGCGGCTCTGCCGCCGGCCCGGCGAGGAGGTCTCCCAGCGGCAGCTCGCCGACGACCTCACGCTCACCAGCAGCGGTACGACCCGCCTGATCGACCGCATGGAGGACGCCGGCCTGGTCCGCCGCGTGCCGTCCCCCGGGGACCGGAGGGTGACCCTGGTGGAGGCGACCGCCGAGGGGCGTGCGGTGTTCCTGCGTGCGGCCGCCGTGCACGCGCACGTGGTGGAGGAGCACTTCGTCAGGCCGCTGCCGGCGGACGACTACACGCGGCTGATCAGCGCACTGGGCGAGATCGACAAGGGCCTGCGCGACGGGACCGGGTGA
- a CDS encoding saccharopine dehydrogenase family protein: MTSASASAAGTGRTVAVFGAYGHTGRFVVAELLERAYVPLLAGRDADKLRALAATVPGAEIRPAPVDDPAALDRALAGADAVINCAGPFALTAAPVIEAALRAGIPYVDVAAEIEANADTFAHFADRAREAGAVIVPAMAFYGGLGDLLATAAMGDWTTADEATIAYGLSGWHPTEGTRAAGTVSRDRRAGRRVRYTEGRLEYHDGGSTLLKWHFPDPMGTREVVGEFTMADVVTIPSHLAIPEVRTHMATEAARDLAAPDTPAPAAADDEGRSDQTFLVDAVVRSGTAERRATASGRDIYAVTAPLAVEATHRILTGRTRTTGVASAGDIFDAPDFLRALAPHISVELPGF, encoded by the coding sequence ATGACATCGGCATCGGCGTCGGCAGCGGGAACTGGGCGGACGGTCGCGGTGTTCGGCGCGTACGGCCACACCGGACGCTTCGTCGTGGCGGAGCTGCTGGAGCGCGCGTACGTCCCGCTCCTTGCCGGCCGCGACGCCGACAAGCTGCGCGCGCTGGCGGCCACCGTTCCGGGCGCGGAGATCCGCCCGGCCCCGGTCGACGACCCGGCCGCGCTCGACCGCGCCCTCGCGGGAGCGGACGCCGTGATCAACTGCGCCGGCCCCTTCGCCCTGACGGCGGCCCCCGTGATCGAGGCGGCCCTGCGCGCCGGCATCCCGTACGTCGACGTGGCGGCCGAGATCGAGGCCAACGCCGACACCTTCGCGCACTTCGCGGACCGGGCCCGCGAGGCCGGAGCGGTGATCGTCCCCGCGATGGCCTTCTACGGCGGTCTCGGCGACCTCCTGGCCACCGCCGCGATGGGCGACTGGACGACGGCCGACGAGGCCACGATCGCGTACGGCCTGAGCGGCTGGCACCCCACCGAGGGCACCCGCGCCGCGGGCACGGTCTCCCGGGACCGCCGGGCCGGCCGCCGAGTCCGTTACACGGAAGGCCGGTTGGAGTACCACGACGGCGGGTCGACGCTGCTGAAGTGGCACTTCCCGGACCCGATGGGCACCAGGGAGGTCGTCGGGGAGTTCACGATGGCCGACGTGGTCACGATCCCCAGCCACCTCGCGATTCCCGAGGTGCGCACCCACATGGCGACCGAGGCCGCCAGGGACCTCGCGGCCCCGGACACCCCGGCGCCGGCCGCCGCCGACGACGAGGGCCGCTCCGACCAGACCTTCCTGGTCGACGCCGTCGTCCGCTCAGGCACCGCCGAGCGGCGTGCCACGGCGAGCGGCCGGGACATCTACGCCGTCACGGCACCCCTCGCGGTGGAGGCGACCCACCGCATCCTCACCGGCCGCACCCGCACGACCGGCGTGGCCTCCGCCGGCGACATCTTCGACGCACCGGACTTCCTGCGCGCCCTGGCCCCGCACATCTCCGTCGAACTGCCCGGATTCTGA
- a CDS encoding DUF899 family protein produces the protein MTNTPSDPSTTQPGRPPVVDPATWQAARDELLVREKAHTREGDALAAARRRLPMMEFDGTVEVVGPDGPVPFLDLFQGRDELVVYKHMWYDGAPHQGQCEGCTTTAWHLKDAVYLNARGVSYAVLTVGRWDEVASYVEFMGYTQPWYSVRDVDPPVGGHMGHLTSYLRDGDRTFLTYSTTGRGNERVNGSLGLLDMTPYGRGEAWEDKPEGWPEGGDACWSWRSDADGKPTWGPTSRPVPQWTRPGAGPVETLGRQGHHH, from the coding sequence ATGACGAACACGCCGAGCGATCCGAGCACCACGCAGCCCGGGCGACCGCCCGTCGTCGACCCGGCCACCTGGCAGGCCGCCCGTGACGAGCTCCTGGTCCGCGAGAAGGCGCACACCCGCGAGGGCGACGCCCTGGCCGCGGCCCGGCGCCGGCTGCCGATGATGGAGTTCGACGGGACCGTCGAGGTGGTCGGGCCCGACGGTCCGGTTCCGTTCCTCGATCTGTTCCAGGGCCGCGACGAGCTCGTGGTCTACAAGCACATGTGGTACGACGGCGCACCGCACCAGGGCCAGTGCGAGGGCTGCACCACGACGGCCTGGCATCTGAAGGACGCCGTCTATCTCAACGCCCGCGGCGTCTCGTACGCCGTACTGACGGTGGGCCGTTGGGACGAGGTGGCTTCCTACGTGGAGTTCATGGGCTACACCCAGCCCTGGTACTCGGTGCGCGACGTGGACCCGCCGGTCGGCGGCCACATGGGGCACCTCACCAGCTACCTGCGCGACGGCGACCGCACGTTCCTCACCTACTCCACGACGGGCCGCGGCAACGAACGGGTCAACGGATCCCTCGGCCTGCTCGACATGACGCCTTACGGCCGCGGCGAGGCGTGGGAGGACAAGCCCGAGGGCTGGCCCGAAGGGGGCGACGCGTGCTGGAGCTGGCGCTCGGACGCGGACGGGAAACCCACCTGGGGGCCGACCAGCCGCCCCGTACCGCAGTGGACGCGCCCCGGCGCGGGCCCCGTGGAGACGCTCGGCCGCCAGGGCCACCACCACTGA
- a CDS encoding VOC family protein: protein MILRIDHIGLATEDPEGVAAFMTTLGMRKYDEGHADDYGVACEFWQFGGGLGNPAVEIVSPTQQRSAIGGRLERQGPGLYHLAFEVDDLESETSRLRSQGFTAIDAEPCKGAREGMTVAFLYAPAPANLLLELVHYAPDLGRDM from the coding sequence GTGATCCTTCGCATAGACCACATCGGGCTGGCCACCGAGGACCCCGAGGGCGTGGCCGCCTTCATGACCACGCTGGGCATGCGCAAGTACGACGAGGGGCATGCCGACGACTACGGAGTGGCCTGCGAGTTCTGGCAGTTCGGCGGCGGCCTCGGGAACCCGGCCGTGGAGATCGTCTCCCCGACCCAGCAGCGCTCCGCCATCGGCGGCCGTCTGGAGCGCCAGGGCCCGGGGCTGTACCACCTCGCCTTCGAGGTCGACGACCTGGAGAGCGAGACGTCCCGGCTGCGGAGCCAGGGCTTCACGGCGATCGACGCGGAGCCCTGCAAGGGCGCCCGCGAGGGCATGACCGTGGCCTTCCTGTACGCCCCGGCGCCGGCCAACCTGCTGCTCGAACTGGTCCACTACGCACCGGACCTCGGGAGGGACATGTGA
- a CDS encoding polysaccharide deacetylase family protein, with protein sequence MARHGGGRGWYGKLIGAALGVTVLATGASVWTAQAGAAGGSSPKTSASAAPAVKPVDVSIVHASDKGARGVNITIDDGPDPNWTPQVLDVLREYGVKATFCMVGTQAQAHPDLVKRVVAEGHRLCDHSVSHDTAMDKNTQAYQSQQILDAERMITKASGGVRPMYYRAPGGAFTPYSRKLAADRGMRPLGWNVDTKDFEQPGADAIVATVQRELPNGPTLLFHDAGGDRSQTVEALRRVLPWLKQQGYSFGFPVR encoded by the coding sequence GGCAAGCTGATCGGCGCGGCGCTCGGAGTCACGGTGCTCGCCACCGGCGCCTCGGTGTGGACCGCGCAGGCCGGTGCCGCGGGCGGCTCCTCGCCGAAGACGTCCGCGTCGGCCGCGCCCGCGGTCAAGCCGGTCGACGTGAGCATCGTGCACGCCTCGGACAAGGGGGCGCGCGGCGTCAACATCACCATCGACGACGGCCCCGACCCGAACTGGACCCCCCAAGTGCTGGACGTGCTGCGGGAGTACGGGGTGAAGGCGACGTTCTGCATGGTGGGGACGCAGGCGCAGGCCCACCCCGACCTGGTGAAGAGGGTGGTCGCGGAGGGGCACCGGCTGTGCGACCACTCGGTGTCGCACGACACCGCCATGGACAAGAACACCCAGGCCTACCAGTCGCAGCAGATCCTCGACGCCGAGCGCATGATCACCAAGGCGTCCGGGGGCGTACGCCCGATGTACTACCGGGCGCCGGGCGGTGCCTTCACCCCCTACAGCCGTAAGCTCGCCGCCGACCGGGGCATGCGTCCGCTGGGCTGGAACGTGGACACCAAGGACTTCGAGCAGCCCGGCGCGGACGCCATCGTCGCCACCGTCCAGCGGGAGCTGCCGAACGGGCCGACGCTCCTCTTCCACGACGCGGGCGGCGACCGCTCCCAGACCGTCGAGGCCCTGCGCCGGGTCCTGCCCTGGCTCAAGCAGCAGGGCTACTCGTTCGGCTTCCCGGTGCGCTGA
- a CDS encoding MmcQ/YjbR family DNA-binding protein: MITLDDVRAAALHLPRTEEHLIREYVKFKVGRIVYASVSPDETTMGFAFPKEERESLIAAEPEKFQLPRTSDMRYNWVHLRMPVLTPRELVPLVLDAWLMAVPRSVGDAYLESLPAQP; this comes from the coding sequence GTGATCACCCTCGACGACGTCCGGGCGGCGGCGCTGCACCTGCCCCGCACCGAGGAGCACCTGATCCGGGAGTACGTGAAGTTCAAGGTCGGCCGCATCGTGTACGCCTCGGTCTCCCCGGACGAGACGACCATGGGCTTCGCGTTCCCCAAGGAGGAACGCGAGTCGCTGATCGCCGCCGAGCCGGAGAAGTTCCAGCTGCCGCGCACCTCGGACATGCGTTACAACTGGGTCCACCTGCGGATGCCGGTGCTCACCCCGCGGGAACTGGTCCCGCTGGTCCTGGACGCGTGGCTGATGGCGGTGCCCCGGTCGGTGGGCGACGCCTACCTGGAGTCGCTGCCCGCTCAGCCCTGA
- a CDS encoding helix-turn-helix domain-containing protein, with product MGDSIALAVTEGMLHFELSLAYEVFGSAPDGVDVPWYDVEVCGTGAVRVGRFRLEADQGLDRLRHAGTVIVPGWVDVDVEPPGDLVDAVRAAHEAGARVASLCTGAFVLAAAGLLDGRRATTHWAHTDVLAERFPRVAVDPDVLYVDNGSVLTSAGKAAAMDLCLHLVRLDHGSSVANAVARRLVVPPHRAGGQAQFVAAPVPSRDDHPLAALLPWAIERLDRPLTVEDLARRAGMSSRHLGRHFRAVTGTTPLQWLLTQRIRRAQELLENTDDGVDAVATATGMGTATTLRRHFNRTVGVPPDAYRRTFRSRSRATEPDDASGSAGVRSG from the coding sequence ATGGGTGACTCGATTGCGCTGGCCGTCACCGAGGGCATGCTGCACTTCGAACTGTCCCTGGCCTACGAGGTGTTCGGCTCCGCTCCGGACGGGGTGGACGTCCCCTGGTACGACGTCGAGGTCTGCGGGACGGGCGCCGTGCGGGTCGGACGCTTCCGGCTGGAGGCGGACCAGGGGCTGGACCGGCTCCGGCATGCCGGCACCGTGATCGTCCCCGGCTGGGTGGACGTCGACGTGGAGCCGCCCGGCGATCTCGTGGACGCGGTGCGCGCGGCGCACGAGGCGGGCGCGCGGGTGGCCTCGCTGTGCACCGGGGCGTTCGTACTGGCCGCCGCGGGGCTGCTGGACGGCAGACGGGCGACCACGCACTGGGCGCACACCGATGTGCTCGCCGAGCGCTTCCCGCGGGTGGCGGTCGATCCGGACGTGCTCTACGTGGACAACGGCAGCGTGCTCACCTCCGCGGGCAAGGCCGCCGCGATGGACCTGTGCCTGCATCTGGTCCGGCTCGACCACGGCTCGTCCGTCGCCAACGCGGTGGCGCGGCGACTGGTCGTGCCGCCGCACCGGGCGGGCGGCCAGGCCCAGTTCGTGGCCGCCCCGGTGCCCAGCCGGGACGACCATCCGCTGGCCGCGCTGCTGCCCTGGGCGATCGAGCGGCTGGACCGGCCGCTCACCGTGGAGGACCTGGCGCGCCGGGCCGGGATGAGCTCACGCCATCTGGGCCGCCACTTCAGGGCGGTGACCGGCACGACCCCGCTGCAATGGCTGCTGACCCAACGCATCCGGCGTGCCCAGGAGTTGCTGGAGAACACCGACGACGGGGTCGACGCCGTCGCGACGGCCACCGGCATGGGCACCGCCACGACGCTGCGCCGGCACTTCAACCGGACCGTGGGCGTACCGCCGGACGCCTACCGCCGGACGTTCCGCTCACGGTCCAGGGCGACGGAGCCGGACGACGCGTCCGGATCCGCCGGGGTCAGGAGCGGATGA
- a CDS encoding APC family permease, translating to MSEAKTEPSGGTLSAVQGTAMYVGAVLGTGVIALPALAAEAAGPASLLAWLALVVLSAPLAAAFAALGARYPDAGGVSTYAMKAFGERASAVVGWCFYLAVPPGAAAAALFGGAYVSSAVGGGTTTTTVTAVGLMVVVTAANSLGLRVTGRFQFMLAGLLVTLLLIAVALSLPKADTANLEPFAPHGWSAVLPAAALLVWSFAGWEAITHLAGEFKRPARDLPRATYSAVVIVGGLYLLVAFAVIVVLGAKASESDAPLGDLMAAGLGGDARYLAAGAALLLTTGAMNAYYAGAANLGAALARDGALPAWMSRGSVAGEVPRRSLAVVSGLSFLALFAVVASGLGTEPLVLLTTGSFVAVYAIGVAAAVKLLPKGTKGRASALGACVAVAALLIMAGLYLLWPLTVAGAALLYLRINRRRRAGRQAQAAVPVTPPLETASDARESGS from the coding sequence ATGAGCGAAGCCAAGACAGAACCCTCCGGGGGAACCCTCAGCGCGGTCCAGGGCACCGCGATGTATGTGGGCGCCGTGCTCGGCACCGGTGTCATCGCCCTGCCCGCACTCGCCGCCGAGGCGGCCGGCCCCGCGTCACTGCTCGCCTGGCTGGCCCTGGTCGTCCTGTCGGCCCCCCTGGCCGCTGCCTTCGCCGCTCTGGGAGCCCGCTACCCGGACGCCGGCGGCGTCTCCACCTACGCCATGAAGGCGTTCGGCGAGCGGGCCTCCGCCGTGGTCGGCTGGTGCTTCTACCTCGCCGTGCCGCCCGGCGCAGCCGCGGCGGCGCTCTTCGGCGGCGCCTACGTCTCCTCCGCGGTGGGCGGCGGCACCACCACCACGACCGTGACCGCCGTCGGCCTGATGGTGGTCGTCACCGCCGCCAACTCGCTGGGCCTGCGGGTGACCGGTCGGTTCCAGTTCATGCTGGCCGGCCTGCTCGTCACGCTGCTGCTGATCGCGGTCGCGCTCTCGCTGCCGAAGGCGGACACGGCCAACCTCGAACCGTTCGCCCCGCACGGCTGGTCCGCGGTGCTGCCGGCCGCCGCGCTGCTGGTGTGGAGCTTCGCGGGCTGGGAGGCGATCACGCACCTGGCGGGCGAGTTCAAGCGCCCGGCGCGGGACCTGCCCCGGGCCACCTACTCGGCCGTCGTGATCGTGGGCGGCCTGTACCTGCTGGTGGCCTTCGCGGTCATCGTCGTCCTCGGCGCCAAGGCCTCGGAGTCCGACGCGCCGCTCGGCGACCTGATGGCCGCGGGCCTGGGCGGCGACGCCCGCTACCTCGCCGCCGGCGCGGCGCTGCTGCTCACCACGGGCGCCATGAACGCCTACTACGCCGGTGCGGCCAACCTCGGCGCCGCCCTCGCCCGGGACGGCGCGCTGCCCGCGTGGATGTCCCGGGGCAGCGTCGCCGGCGAGGTGCCGCGCCGCAGCCTCGCGGTGGTGTCCGGCCTGTCCTTCCTGGCCCTGTTCGCCGTGGTGGCCTCCGGCCTCGGCACCGAACCGCTCGTCCTGCTCACCACCGGCTCGTTCGTCGCCGTCTACGCGATCGGCGTCGCCGCCGCCGTGAAGCTGCTCCCGAAGGGCACCAAGGGCCGCGCCTCCGCACTGGGCGCGTGCGTCGCCGTCGCCGCACTGCTGATCATGGCCGGTCTCTATCTGCTCTGGCCGCTGACCGTCGCCGGCGCAGCCCTGCTCTACCTGCGGATCAACCGGCGCCGCCGGGCCGGCCGGCAGGCGCAGGCCGCCGTGCCCGTGACACCGCCGCTGGAGACGGCCTCCGACGCCCGGGAATCCGGCTCGTGA
- a CDS encoding pyridoxal phosphate-dependent decarboxylase family protein, translated as MDLQHWLGRATHAIQDWADTFGPYRPHPSLQVDDDRFGAAFEEFTARLADNYPFFHPRYAGQMLKPPHPAAVVGHLTAMLINPNNHALDGGPATAAMEREAVARLATMFGYDTHLGHLTTSGTIANLEALFVARELHPGRGVAHSADAHYTHGRMCHVLGLTSHPVRADDRGRMDLGALEDVLRTGEVGTVVLTTGTTGLGAVDPVHEVLPLAERHGVRVHVDAAYGGFFTLLAGAEGPEGLPPEPWRAIARADSIVVDPHKHGLQPYGCGAVLFRDPEVGRFYLHDSPYTYFTSTELHLGEISLECSRAGAAAAALWLTFQLLPPTPDGLGRVLAAGRRAALRWADLIEASDALELYQWPELDIVTYFPAVAPATLTGIDAASARVLADGMTGPDPVFVSTLRADRDSFAARHPGIVADADGARILRSVLMKPESEDHVEHLHDRLERLAGRA; from the coding sequence GTGGATCTGCAGCACTGGCTCGGCCGAGCCACCCACGCGATACAGGACTGGGCCGACACCTTCGGCCCCTACCGGCCGCACCCGTCCCTCCAGGTGGACGACGACCGCTTCGGCGCGGCCTTCGAGGAGTTCACGGCCCGGCTGGCGGACAACTACCCCTTCTTCCACCCGCGCTACGCCGGTCAGATGCTCAAGCCCCCGCACCCGGCGGCCGTGGTCGGCCACCTCACGGCGATGCTGATCAACCCCAACAACCACGCCCTGGACGGCGGTCCGGCCACCGCGGCCATGGAACGCGAGGCGGTCGCTCGCCTGGCCACGATGTTCGGCTACGACACACACCTTGGCCACCTCACCACCAGCGGCACGATCGCCAACCTCGAAGCCCTCTTCGTCGCCCGCGAACTGCACCCCGGCCGGGGCGTCGCGCACAGCGCCGACGCCCACTACACCCACGGCCGCATGTGCCACGTCCTCGGCCTGACGAGCCACCCGGTCCGCGCCGACGACCGGGGCCGGATGGATCTCGGCGCGCTGGAGGACGTACTGCGCACGGGCGAGGTCGGCACCGTCGTCCTCACCACCGGCACCACCGGACTGGGCGCGGTCGACCCCGTCCACGAGGTACTGCCCCTGGCCGAGCGCCACGGCGTCCGCGTCCATGTGGACGCCGCGTACGGCGGCTTCTTCACCCTCCTCGCCGGCGCCGAAGGCCCCGAGGGGCTGCCCCCGGAGCCGTGGCGGGCGATCGCCCGGGCGGACTCGATCGTCGTGGACCCCCACAAGCACGGCCTCCAGCCCTACGGCTGCGGCGCGGTGCTGTTCCGCGACCCGGAGGTGGGCCGCTTCTACCTCCACGACTCGCCCTACACCTACTTCACCTCCACCGAGCTCCACCTCGGCGAGATCAGCCTGGAATGCTCCCGCGCCGGCGCCGCCGCGGCCGCCCTCTGGCTCACCTTCCAGCTTTTGCCGCCCACTCCCGACGGCCTGGGCCGGGTCCTCGCGGCGGGCCGGCGGGCGGCGCTGCGCTGGGCCGACCTGATCGAGGCGTCCGACGCCCTGGAGCTGTACCAGTGGCCCGAGTTGGACATCGTCACCTACTTCCCCGCGGTCGCCCCCGCGACCCTCACCGGCATCGACGCGGCCTCGGCCCGCGTCCTCGCCGACGGCATGACCGGCCCCGACCCGGTCTTCGTCAGCACCCTCAGGGCCGACCGTGACTCCTTCGCGGCCCGTCACCCCGGGATTGTCGCGGACGCGGACGGCGCCCGGATCCTGCGCAGCGTCCTGATGAAGCCGGAGTCCGAGGACCACGTGGAACATCTGCACGACCGCCTTGAACGGCTGGCGGGTCGCGCCTGA
- a CDS encoding FUSC family protein, protein MGWLSKVFACDPRGLNWPRAVGFLDVGMVPLFVFWAIGYEQYLLSALFGALFVALADPGGSFGHRALDLALFTLVGAGMTALAFGIGADAWGWLVLAAFLVTLTAGLALAFGVHRFVNALLLNIWFIIAVGVEAGLHGASHVTSYTWAQVVSWTGGAALWILVAFLWWLIRGRADLPQPFSELPGDTSRRKLTPPLILFALIRALVIAGTIALAYGLDLSYGSWLSIAAMIAMKPSLEQATIASVQRLVGALLGAGFALLLLLVPANEDGLRLFAVERGLEVVALVLLMHGAAIRFWNYAFYSAAIAAAALVLIDLPQPSDYSAEGDRVLWTLCGVGIGLVVMVLAGLLAKRAGKTPAQRTGKPNE, encoded by the coding sequence ATGGGCTGGCTGTCGAAGGTCTTCGCGTGCGATCCCCGGGGGCTGAACTGGCCGCGAGCGGTGGGGTTCCTGGACGTCGGGATGGTGCCGCTGTTCGTCTTCTGGGCGATCGGCTACGAGCAGTACCTGCTCAGCGCGCTGTTCGGTGCGCTGTTCGTGGCCCTGGCCGACCCCGGAGGCAGCTTCGGGCACCGCGCGCTCGACCTCGCCCTCTTCACGCTGGTCGGCGCCGGGATGACCGCGCTGGCCTTCGGCATCGGGGCGGACGCCTGGGGCTGGCTGGTGCTCGCGGCCTTCCTGGTCACGCTGACGGCCGGTCTTGCGCTCGCGTTCGGGGTGCACAGATTCGTCAACGCCCTGCTGCTCAACATCTGGTTCATCATCGCCGTCGGAGTCGAGGCCGGCCTTCACGGGGCGAGCCATGTCACCAGCTACACCTGGGCGCAGGTGGTCTCCTGGACCGGAGGGGCGGCGCTGTGGATCCTGGTGGCGTTCCTCTGGTGGCTGATCCGCGGGCGCGCCGACCTGCCGCAGCCCTTCTCGGAGCTCCCGGGCGACACCTCGCGCCGGAAGCTCACCCCGCCACTGATCCTCTTCGCGCTGATCCGCGCCCTGGTCATCGCCGGCACGATCGCGCTCGCGTACGGCCTGGACCTCTCGTACGGCAGTTGGCTCTCCATCGCGGCCATGATCGCGATGAAGCCGAGCCTGGAGCAGGCCACCATCGCCAGCGTCCAGCGCCTGGTCGGCGCGCTGCTCGGCGCCGGTTTCGCCCTGCTCCTGCTGCTGGTGCCCGCGAACGAGGACGGCCTCAGACTGTTCGCCGTCGAGCGCGGACTGGAAGTGGTGGCGCTCGTCCTGCTGATGCACGGCGCGGCGATCCGCTTTTGGAACTACGCCTTCTACAGCGCGGCCATCGCCGCGGCGGCGCTCGTGCTCATCGATCTCCCGCAGCCCTCGGACTACTCGGCCGAGGGCGATCGCGTGCTGTGGACGCTGTGCGGGGTGGGGATCGGCCTGGTCGTCATGGTGCTGGCCGGCCTGCTGGCGAAGCGTGCCGGGAAGACGCCTGCTCAGCGCACCGGGAAGCCGAACGAGTAG
- a CDS encoding DNA alkylation repair protein has translation MAELAGLEDPKVRAVNEKHGDDHGVNLSKLRAVAKRLKTQQELARRLWATGDTAARLLALLICRPRAFERDELDVMLREARTPKVHDWLVNYVVKKNPHAEELRLAWLADPDPVVASAGWALTTERVAKKPAGLDLVGLLDVIEAEMKDAPDRLQWAMNHCLAQIGIEHPEHRARALAIGERLEVLKDYPTSPGCTSPFAPDWINEMVRRQDAARQG, from the coding sequence ATGGCGGAGCTCGCGGGGCTGGAGGATCCCAAGGTGCGGGCCGTGAACGAGAAGCACGGTGATGATCACGGGGTGAATCTCAGCAAGCTGCGGGCGGTCGCCAAGCGGCTGAAGACGCAGCAGGAACTCGCCCGGCGGCTGTGGGCGACGGGGGACACCGCGGCGCGGCTGCTGGCGCTGCTGATCTGCCGGCCCCGGGCGTTCGAGCGGGACGAGCTGGACGTCATGCTGCGCGAGGCGCGGACGCCCAAGGTGCACGACTGGCTCGTGAACTACGTCGTGAAGAAGAACCCGCACGCCGAGGAGCTGCGCCTGGCCTGGTTGGCCGACCCGGACCCGGTGGTCGCCAGTGCCGGCTGGGCGCTGACGACCGAGCGCGTGGCGAAGAAGCCCGCGGGCCTCGATCTCGTGGGACTGCTCGACGTGATCGAGGCGGAGATGAAGGACGCCCCGGACCGGCTCCAGTGGGCGATGAACCACTGCCTGGCGCAGATCGGGATCGAGCACCCCGAGCACCGGGCCCGGGCCCTCGCCATCGGTGAGCGCCTGGAGGTGCTCAAGGACTACCCGACCTCCCCGGGCTGCACGTCCCCGTTCGCTCCCGACTGGATCAACGAGATGGTGCGCCGGCAGGACGCCGCCCGTCAGGGCTGA
- a CDS encoding alpha/beta fold hydrolase encodes MGTVTTDDGTTIFYKDWGPRDGEPIVFHHGWPLSADDWDNQMLFFLAQGYRVIAHDRRGHGRSTQTAGGHDMDTYAADVTALTDALDLRGAVHIGHSTGGGEVTRYVARAKAGRVSKAVLVGAVPPLMLKTEANPGGLPIEVFDGFRDALAANRSQSFIDIPTGPFYGFNRPGAQVSQGLIDNWWRQGMTGAANAHYECIKAFSETDFTEDLRQIEVPVLVAHGTDDQVVPYEDSAPLTVKLLKNGTLKTYEGYPHGMLSTHPEVLNPDILAFIRS; translated from the coding sequence ATGGGTACAGTCACCACCGACGACGGCACCACGATCTTCTACAAGGACTGGGGTCCCCGCGACGGCGAGCCGATCGTCTTCCACCACGGATGGCCACTGAGCGCCGACGACTGGGACAACCAGATGTTGTTCTTCCTGGCGCAGGGCTACCGGGTCATCGCCCACGACCGCCGAGGCCACGGCCGCTCCACCCAGACCGCCGGCGGCCACGACATGGACACCTACGCCGCGGACGTGACCGCACTCACCGACGCCCTCGATCTGCGCGGCGCCGTCCACATCGGCCACTCCACCGGCGGCGGCGAGGTCACCCGCTACGTCGCCCGCGCCAAGGCCGGCCGCGTCTCCAAGGCGGTCCTGGTGGGTGCCGTACCGCCGCTGATGCTGAAGACGGAGGCCAACCCGGGCGGCCTGCCGATCGAGGTCTTCGACGGCTTCCGCGACGCGCTCGCCGCCAACCGGTCCCAGTCCTTCATCGACATCCCCACCGGCCCCTTCTACGGCTTCAACCGCCCCGGCGCGCAGGTGTCGCAGGGCCTGATCGACAACTGGTGGCGGCAGGGCATGACGGGCGCGGCCAACGCCCACTACGAATGCATCAAGGCGTTCTCCGAGACCGACTTCACCGAGGACCTCAGGCAGATCGAGGTGCCCGTGCTCGTCGCACACGGCACCGACGACCAGGTCGTCCCGTACGAGGACTCGGCGCCCCTGACGGTCAAGCTCCTGAAGAACGGCACCCTGAAGACGTACGAAGGCTATCCGCACGGGATGCTGTCCACGCACCCGGAGGTCCTCAACCCGGACATCCTCGCGTTCATCCGCTCCTGA